From the Funiculus sociatus GB2-C1 genome, one window contains:
- a CDS encoding polyribonucleotide nucleotidyltransferase, whose product MGIGDLFRNIPGVNREGGDRDREDRERDRYRNDDREYRERDHDNDREYRERDRYRNDDREYRKRDDDDDDGDRNYRYRDRDNDDDDDDGDREYKHRGEYRDRDDDDDDDDRKHGHHRKHDDDDDDD is encoded by the coding sequence ATGGGAATAGGCGATCTATTTAGAAATATACCAGGTGTGAACCGGGAAGGAGGCGATCGCGACAGGGAAGATAGAGAACGCGATCGCTATCGTAATGATGACAGGGAATATCGCGAACGCGATCACGATAATGACAGAGAATATAGAGAACGCGATCGCTATCGTAATGATGACAGGGAATATCGCAAACGCGATGATGATGATGACGATGGTGATCGCAATTACAGATATCGCGATCGCGATAATGATGATGATGATGACGATGGCGATCGCGAGTACAAACATCGCGGTGAATATCGCGATCGCGATGATGATGACGATGATGACGATCGTAAGCATGGACATCACCGCAAACACGATGACGATGACGACGACGATTAA
- a CDS encoding CPBP family glutamic-type intramembrane protease produces the protein MSFELFHRLIAAFSKLPNASAWLYSAALVVIYALISLPIGLKLGFLKIEVQTSWEIVIGVIAKCLLFPAITEEVFFRVLLLPHPAENASTVTLWFWGCISLVAFIVYHPLNALTFYPEGLKTFFDPVFLLLAALLGIICTLAYFQSGSLWTPVMIHWLVVVVWILLLGGFSRLQSLVS, from the coding sequence ATGTCATTTGAACTCTTCCATCGTCTCATTGCTGCTTTCTCTAAGTTACCCAACGCCTCAGCTTGGCTATATTCAGCTGCACTGGTAGTCATATATGCCTTAATTTCTTTACCCATTGGATTGAAGCTGGGCTTTCTAAAAATTGAGGTACAAACCTCGTGGGAGATTGTTATCGGTGTCATAGCAAAATGTCTGCTGTTTCCTGCGATAACAGAAGAGGTATTTTTTCGCGTTTTACTCCTCCCTCATCCCGCAGAAAATGCTTCAACAGTTACTCTGTGGTTCTGGGGATGTATCAGCTTGGTAGCTTTTATTGTTTATCATCCCCTCAATGCTTTAACCTTTTATCCAGAGGGACTCAAAACTTTTTTTGATCCGGTTTTTCTACTCTTAGCTGCACTTCTTGGAATTATCTGTACTCTTGCCTATTTCCAGAGTGGTTCTCTGTGGACTCCGGTAATGATTCACTGGCTGGTTGTAGTTGTATGGATACTTCTATTAGGTGGGTTTAGTAGGTTACAGTCATTAGTCAGTTAG
- a CDS encoding DUF3593 domain-containing protein translates to MISKETLFALSLFPYLGFLWFLTRSRQMPRLALIGFYMTLVFVGVTIPAGIYAKVAYGESLANVDLLHGGAEVFLTLSNILIVLGFRQAILQIRQQSR, encoded by the coding sequence ATGATTTCTAAAGAAACCCTTTTTGCACTTTCTTTATTTCCCTACTTAGGCTTTCTCTGGTTTCTCACCCGTAGCAGACAAATGCCACGATTAGCCTTAATTGGCTTCTACATGACATTGGTTTTTGTTGGTGTCACCATTCCCGCTGGAATTTACGCCAAAGTTGCCTATGGAGAGTCCTTAGCAAATGTCGATTTGTTGCACGGTGGTGCAGAAGTTTTCTTGACGCTTTCTAATATTTTGATTGTCCTCGGTTTCCGCCAAGCAATACTACAAATTCGCCAACAATCTAGGTGA
- a CDS encoding DUF2499 domain-containing protein, which yields MHALSIPTWIIHVSSVIEWIAAIWLIWTYGEITRNRAWWALSFAMLPALVSAMCACTWHFFDNPESLDWIVTLQAAMTLVGNFTLLAAGWWIWRTSRVANSALPVNQNNSPSPLKNQNNDF from the coding sequence ATGCACGCACTCTCAATTCCCACTTGGATTATTCACGTCTCCAGCGTCATTGAGTGGATCGCCGCCATTTGGCTAATCTGGACTTACGGCGAAATTACTCGCAACCGGGCGTGGTGGGCGTTGTCCTTTGCCATGCTACCAGCTTTAGTCAGCGCCATGTGTGCCTGCACCTGGCACTTTTTCGACAACCCCGAATCCCTAGATTGGATTGTCACCCTCCAAGCGGCGATGACGCTGGTTGGTAACTTCACCCTCTTAGCAGCTGGCTGGTGGATTTGGCGCACATCACGAGTTGCTAACTCCGCCCTACCCGTTAATCAAAACAATTCACCATCGCCCCTAAAAAATCAAAATAATGATTTCTAA